The Raphanus sativus cultivar WK10039 unplaced genomic scaffold, ASM80110v3 Scaffold1613, whole genome shotgun sequence DNA segment AAAAAAGATAATCAAATATATGTACACTGATGATAATAGCTTACTTTGAGATGAAAACTAAACATTCAGCTCTTCAGACCCCACCAAGCACTCTCTTAAGGTCACTCTTCTGCTCTAACGTAAGCCTCGACGGGAACAAGACCTCGAACCTGACTCTCAAGGCTCCTCTTTTCGAAGGCTCTTTAGTAGGCATTCCTTCGTTCGGGATCACAATCTCCTGACCCGGTTTAACAATATCCAGAACCGGAATCGTCAGTTTCCTCCCGTCAAGAGTCGTTAAGCTAACGGTGACTCCGGTTAGCGCATCTACCAAAGAGACTTTCTTCTCGAAAACCAGATCGTTACCGTCTCTCGTGTAAACCGGATGAGGCTTCTCGTCTACGACGAATGTGAGATCAGCGGGAGTGACACCGGGCTCTTGGTTGCCTTTCTCAGGGAACGTGATCTTTGTTCCTTTCTTCCAACCTGGTTTAATGTCTATTTTCAAAATCTCTTGCACTGTCTTTGGTTTCCTGTAACGTAAAAAGACATCATCAGAAAAAAGGACAAGAACTAAAACTCATGTTGTTCCACATAATCGTTTCGTTTAGAAACTAATTTACCCGCCTAAACCGAACCTAATTTACCCGCCTtaaccgatttttagaacacaCTTAAGATTCAATCAGAGAGTATTATAAACTAACCCAAACTCATCAGGAACAAGGCGAGAGATTcgcatcttcttcttcccgcCTTTGTACAGCTCCTCAAGCGTGCAAAGCAACCTGTTCTCTATATCCGGCGCCTTCCTATTctccggcggcggcggcggcgtcTTTTTGTCCGCCGGAGGCGGCGGCGTCTTTTTGTTCGCCGGAGGCGGCGGCGTCTTTTTGTTCGCCGGCGGAGGCGGCGTCTTTTTGTTAGCCGGCGGAGGCGGCGTCTTTTTGTTCGCCGGCGGCGGCGGCGTTTTCTTGTTCGCCGGCGGCGGCGGCGTTTTCTTGTTCGCGAAGAACTCCGCGAAGATATCTTCGGCATCGCGCGGATAATACCGAAACTCTGAGTTGTCGTCGCCGCGACGCGATGAGTAACTCCTCTGCTTCGCCACCGTCTCCGGCGCGGAAGGTGAATCGGAGGATTTTAGCCCTTCTTCTCCGTGCTGATCGTAGATCTGACGTCTTCGTGGATCGCAGAGGACGTCGTAAGCTTCGGAGATCTGCTTGAACTTGGCCTCCGCTTCTTTCTTGCTTGTCGTGGGGTTCTTGTCCGGGTGGTACTTCATGGCGAGTCTCCGGTAAGACTTCTTGAGATCGTCGTCGTTAGCGTTTCTACTCACCTTCAGGACGTTGTAGTAATCAACACCCATTGATCcccaaatgtaaaaaaaaaagtcaaacacACAGATCAAATCGAGATCGTCTCTCAAGAACAAAGAGCGGAGTGCGTGTGAGGTAGGAGAAAGAACATGTGACGGAGGTGAAGAATGAGAAATATAGTCTTTTTAATGGAGCCACGTGGCGTTTTTTACAGTCGGCTTATCTTTAACTTTCTGGTGATTTTATCGATATGGTAAGAAGATGATCAGCtactttccttttttaattaGAGAGAATATACTCTTTGAGGGATTAAAAAGGAAGTTAAATATTCAGACAACTAAACATAGAAGCAAACATTCATGGTTTAGTATAAATGGAGTTAAACCAGAGAcaattattactatatttatttttatactgtactaataattattaattaccTTTTCTTGCCGACAAACGAAAAAGTGAGCAATAATCAAACCGGACTAAACCACTTAAACCACGACAATAGAAATTGTCTTAAAGCAACAAAGTTTTGATTTGTGTATGAGAAATCCAATGTGCTTACGTCAGACAAGAAGTACGAATATAATGTTTTGCTTATTATTAGGTTTTGGATACATTCATATTTTATATCCTAGTAAACCAATTTCGATACTTCAACAAACCGATAAATTATATTTGCTATCTtgcaattttgtttttcttttttcctaaACTTTCCAGCTCGTAAGGAATCAACTTACAAgatgtcaaaaagaaaaaaccaatCAATCAACTGACACTTACTATAATCCTATTGATGATGATactaattaatgatttttaacaAAAGATATGATGATACTAATGATGATGATATCAGTCAACTTACTGAGATTattaatctatactaataaagttaattaatacttttaatatatttctctaaAACAATTGAAAATCAAACTGGTAAAAGTTTGGAATAATTGCAAAAGTTTTAAATCTAATCAACAACTGATTTGCATAAaagaaggaaaaataaaataaaataacacataCGGATCCAAATAATAAGCATATTCTTACGTAACTCCGGCCAAACCATTCATTATGTTTAATGCCAAGGACGTGGAAGCGATAACGCATCGCGGTGAGCCCTACGCGCTTTCCGAGTCAATGGACTCACGTCTCCTGGATCCAAATTTGCCTCCTTCTCCTTCGCAACCCTAACAACAAACATATCATTCTCCTCAACGCCAATCTTCTTGTGTTTTTCAATCCTTCTGGTTCTGTGTTTTTGATTAGGTTTCAGAAAATGGAAGCGAGAGCAAGAGGATCAATGTCGTCGAGCATCGGCGACTCCGCAGAACTCGAAGCCAACCTGACACTTAGTGATCGTCTCAAGGTTTTCAAGGGCTCCACTTTTGATCCCGAGGCTTATGTCACCTCCAAATGCCAGCATATGAACGAAAaggttttttgttttgtttttgtctgtTTCTTGCACCACAAGCTAAATGATTCTCATTAGGTGGGATCATGTCTAATTGTTATGACCTAATATACAATTAACACGATCGAGTCCATATTAGTTAATGTAAATTCACTTTGGTGGTGAGAGATGTTTCTGATGCTAACTTAATGTTTTATGACATGTAATTGTTCAGTTTGTGTCTGAATCTGTGGTTAGCTCAGCCCTCCAAAATCCAAATGGTAGTTTATATTGATGATTGTTTTGTGTTGCTTGCAGGAGACGAAACATTTGACTTCTTACCTCGTTGAACTGAAGAAAGCCTCTGCAGAAGAGATGCGCAAGAGCGTCTACGCTAACTATGCTGCCTTTATACGGTTCGTTAGTCATAACGTTTTGTTACATGATATGCATAGTTCTTGTTGCTTGCTAGTTACGTTACAATtagttcttgatttttttttcaggacaTCTAAGGAGATATCAGCACTTGAAGGACAGCTTCTATCAATGAGAAACCTTCTCTCTGCTCAAGCAGCTCTCGTTCACGGCTTAGCTGATGGCGTTCACATTAGCTCCTTATGTGCCGATGACGCTGATGAATTAACCGACCAAGACCTATACAACATGGATAACAAACAGCTCTCGAAGATAGAGACTTGGGTCGTTGAGTTCTTCGACCGGCTTGAAGTCCTCTTAGCCGAGAAGAGAGTTGATGAATCAATGGCTGCTTTGGAAGAAGGGCGGCGCGTGGCGATGGAAGCACAGGAGCAACGAACCCTCAGCCCCAGCACTCTTCTCTCTCTGAACAATGAGATCAAAGCAAAGAGACAAGAGCTGGCTGATCAGTTGGCTGAAGCTATAGGCCAACCTTCCACAAGAGCAGGTGAGCTTAGATCAGCTGTCTTGGCTCTCAAGAAACTCGGCGACGGCTCTCGCGCTCACACGCTGCTTCTCAAGTCCTACGAGAGGAGGCTACAAGCCAACATCCAGAGCCTAAGAGGCTCCAACACTTCCTACGGTGTAGCCTTCGCCGCTGCTCTCTCTCAGCTTGTTTTCTCGACGATCGCTCAAGCTGCAAGCGACTCTCTAGCGGTTGTTGGAGAGGATCCATCCTACTCATCAGAGCTTGTGACATGGGCGGTTAAACAAGCGGAGTCTTTCGCTCTTTTACTCAAAAGACATACTCTGGCTTCATCTGCTGCTGCTGGAAGCTTGAGGGTAACCGCAGAGTGCATCCAGCTCTGCGCTTCTCACTGCTCTTCGTTGGAGTCTCGCGGTTTAGCTCTTTCTCCTGTATTGCTGAAACACTTTAGGCCTGGCGTGGAGCAAGCACTGACTGGTAACCTCAAGAGGATTGAACAGAGCAGCGCAGCTTTAGCTGCTTCTGATGATTGGTCACTGGCCTATACACCAACAGGGTCACGCGCCTCATCGAGTACTCCCACTGCACCGCATCTTAAGCTCTCTATAAGCGCTCAAAGATTCAACTCCATGGTTCAGGTACTTAACATTACCTCCAGACATCTTTCTTGTGCTTGTTGCTAGGCACGCGGGTTCCCTTAGTTCGGGTTATTCGGTTCAGTTAGTTCGGTTAAACATAAATCTTCCCGTATAGTATTCGGTTAGTTTGGCTTTTGAAAATCTTACcgaaatttttgattttgtttacaTTTTGGTTTACTTTTGTAAAGATTTCAGATAAATTCGCTTAATCTTGGTTAAATTTGGTTAATTCAGTTATTTCGTTTagttcggttcgattttttgTTATGGTTTGGgtatgaattttctttttttctaaagagaaaaaaaaaaaaaccaattgCCAAACCGAAAACCATTTTAGATCTGGGGAATCTAACCGAACTAACCGGAATTTCAGTTCATCGGTTCGGTACGGTTCAAATTTTATGGCCTACTTGTTGCTTTAAGGTTAACTTATTGTCCGTGTACATTTTAGGAGTTTCTGGAGGATGCTGGACCACTAGATGAAGCCTTACAGCTAGACGGTATCGCACTAGACGGTGTTCTGCAAGTGTTCAACGCATACGTGGACCTCTTGATCAACGCATTGCCCGGTTCAGCCGAAAACGAAGAGAATCCGGTTCATAGAATAGTCAGAATAGCTGAAACCGAGTCTCAACAGACAGCCTTGTTGGTCAATGCACTTCTCTTAGCAGATGAGCTAATCCCACGGTCTGCTTCGAGAATCTTACCACAAGGAGGTACGAGCCAGTCCACCACTCCACGTAGAGGAGCCTCCTCAGATAGACAGAACAGGCCAGAGCAAAGAGAATGGAAGAAAAAGCTTCAGAGATCAGTTGATCGGTTAAGAGACAGCTTCTGTAGACAGCATGCTCTCGAACTCATCTTCACGGAAGAAGGAGAAGTCCGTCTCAGCTCCGAGATATACATTCTCATGGACGAAACCGCCGAAGAGCCGGAGTGGTTCCCTTCGCCGATCTTTCAAGAACTGTTTGCGAAGCTGACGAGGATATCGACGATCGTGAGCGATATGTTCGTTGGGAGAGAGAGGTTCGCGACGATACTGCTGATGAGGCTGACGGAGACGGTGATTCTTTGGATCTCTGATGATCAGAGCTTTTGGGAAGAGATGGAGACGGGAGATAAACCGTTGGGACCGCTTGGTCTTCAGCAGTTTTATCTAGACATGGAGTTTGTAATGATCTTTGCCTCACAGGGAAGGTACTTGTCGAGAAACCTTCACCAAGTTATCAAGAACATTATAGCTCGTGCCATCGAAGCTGTTTCAGCCACTGGACTCGATCCTTACACGTACGTATTAAATATGTTTCTAACATAAACTCGTGATTAAGATGATTAGTTATATAACTAATGTAATGGTGTGATGAAACAGTACGTTGCCGGAAGAAGAATGGTTTGCGGAGGTAGCTCAGATAGCGATAAAGATGTTGACCGGAAAAGGCAATTTCGGCGGCAACCACGGAGAGCGTGACGTCACTAGCCCCTCTGTTTCCTCTGCCAAGTCTTACACCAGCAACTGACTAATCACactttctttatattttcatattaattattttataattaaatgcAAAAACTGATTGTTCTGTTGTTTATTTGTACTCAGAATACAACAGATAAAATAGCTCATCATTATTTGCAAGTTTCTCGTACTATATGCTAAAAACATGCAAACAAATGATCATGATTTCACATTGACTATGTAAAATGACAATATATCAACGAACAATGACCAATCTATCGGTAGATTAACTAGCTATTTGAATATGTAACAAGATAACAAAAACCGTTTCCCATATAGTAACAGATACCATACACAatttcaacaaaacaaaaacaaagagagagagttataaggaaacaacaaaaaatgtaTGAAAAGAAAGGTATAGAAACGTACAACATACACACTGAGATGAGACCCCCCTAAGCTTCATCATCGTCTTCATCGTCGAGCTTATAGGAACTAAAATGATCGACGCGAAACTTCCACTCGCCTTTCACGGGATCAAACGACA contains these protein-coding regions:
- the LOC108810114 gene encoding exocyst complex component EXO84A, which codes for MEARARGSMSSSIGDSAELEANLTLSDRLKVFKGSTFDPEAYVTSKCQHMNEKETKHLTSYLVELKKASAEEMRKSVYANYAAFIRTSKEISALEGQLLSMRNLLSAQAALVHGLADGVHISSLCADDADELTDQDLYNMDNKQLSKIETWVVEFFDRLEVLLAEKRVDESMAALEEGRRVAMEAQEQRTLSPSTLLSLNNEIKAKRQELADQLAEAIGQPSTRAGELRSAVLALKKLGDGSRAHTLLLKSYERRLQANIQSLRGSNTSYGVAFAAALSQLVFSTIAQAASDSLAVVGEDPSYSSELVTWAVKQAESFALLLKRHTLASSAAAGSLRVTAECIQLCASHCSSLESRGLALSPVLLKHFRPGVEQALTGNLKRIEQSSAALAASDDWSLAYTPTGSRASSSTPTAPHLKLSISAQRFNSMVQEFLEDAGPLDEALQLDGIALDGVLQVFNAYVDLLINALPGSAENEENPVHRIVRIAETESQQTALLVNALLLADELIPRSASRILPQGGTSQSTTPRRGASSDRQNRPEQREWKKKLQRSVDRLRDSFCRQHALELIFTEEGEVRLSSEIYILMDETAEEPEWFPSPIFQELFAKLTRISTIVSDMFVGRERFATILLMRLTETVILWISDDQSFWEEMETGDKPLGPLGLQQFYLDMEFVMIFASQGRYLSRNLHQVIKNIIARAIEAVSATGLDPYTTLPEEEWFAEVAQIAIKMLTGKGNFGGNHGERDVTSPSVSSAKSYTSN
- the LOC108805670 gene encoding uncharacterized protein LOC108805670, whose translation is MGVDYYNVLKVSRNANDDDLKKSYRRLAMKYHPDKNPTTSKKEAEAKFKQISEAYDVLCDPRRRQIYDQHGEEGLKSSDSPSAPETVAKQRSYSSRRGDDNSEFRYYPRDAEDIFAEFFANKKTPPPPANKKTPPPPANKKTPPPPANKKTPPPPANKKTPPPPANKKTPPPPADKKTPPPPPENRKAPDIENRLLCTLEELYKGGKKKMRISRLVPDEFGKPKTVQEILKIDIKPGWKKGTKITFPEKGNQEPGVTPADLTFVVDEKPHPVYTRDGNDLVFEKKVSLVDALTGVTVSLTTLDGRKLTIPVLDIVKPGQEIVIPNEGMPTKEPSKRGALRVRFEVLFPSRLTLEQKSDLKRVLGGV